A window from Streptomyces subrutilus encodes these proteins:
- the ald gene encoding alanine dehydrogenase, protein MKVGIPREVKNNEFRVAITPAGVHELVRGGHQVFVEQNAGVGSSITDAEYVSAGAEILGTADEVWAAADLLLKVKEPIAEEYHRLRKDQTLFTYLHLAASRECTDALLASGTTAIAYETVELANRALPLLAPMSEVAGRLAPQVGAYHLMRSAGGRGVLPGGVPGTSAGEAVVIGGGVSGWNAAQIAIGMGFHVTLLDRDINKLREADKIFGTKIQTIVSNAYELEKAVLAADLVIGAVLIPGAKAPKLVTNELVSRMKPGSVLVDIAIDQGGCFEDSRPTTHADPTFQVHNSVFYCVANMPGAVPNTSTYALTNATLPYIVQLANLGWAEALRRDPALALGLNTHDGQVVYGSVAEAHGLPTLPLSTLLG, encoded by the coding sequence ATGAAGGTCGGCATCCCCCGCGAGGTCAAGAACAACGAGTTCCGTGTCGCCATCACGCCCGCCGGCGTGCATGAGCTGGTCCGGGGCGGCCACCAGGTCTTCGTCGAGCAGAACGCCGGTGTCGGTTCCTCGATCACCGACGCCGAGTACGTGTCCGCCGGCGCCGAGATCCTCGGCACCGCCGACGAGGTCTGGGCCGCCGCCGACCTGCTGCTCAAGGTCAAGGAGCCCATCGCGGAGGAGTACCACCGCCTCCGCAAGGACCAGACGCTCTTCACCTACCTGCACCTGGCGGCCTCCCGCGAGTGCACGGACGCCCTGCTGGCCTCCGGCACCACCGCCATCGCGTACGAGACGGTCGAGCTCGCGAACCGCGCGCTCCCGCTGCTCGCCCCGATGTCCGAGGTCGCGGGCCGCCTGGCCCCGCAGGTCGGCGCCTACCACCTGATGCGCTCGGCCGGCGGCCGCGGCGTCCTCCCCGGCGGCGTGCCCGGCACCTCGGCCGGCGAGGCCGTGGTCATCGGCGGCGGCGTCTCGGGCTGGAACGCCGCGCAGATCGCCATCGGCATGGGCTTCCACGTGACCCTGCTCGACCGCGACATCAACAAGCTCCGCGAGGCCGACAAGATCTTCGGCACGAAGATCCAGACGATCGTCTCCAACGCCTACGAGCTCGAGAAGGCCGTCCTGGCGGCCGACCTCGTCATCGGCGCGGTGCTGATCCCGGGTGCGAAGGCCCCGAAGCTGGTCACCAACGAGCTCGTCTCCCGGATGAAGCCCGGAAGTGTCCTTGTCGACATCGCGATCGACCAGGGCGGCTGCTTCGAGGACTCCCGTCCGACCACGCACGCCGACCCGACCTTCCAGGTCCACAACTCGGTCTTCTACTGCGTCGCCAACATGCCGGGCGCGGTCCCGAACACCTCCACCTACGCGCTCACCAACGCCACGCTGCCCTACATCGTGCAGCTGGCGAACCTCGGCTGGGCCGAGGCGCTGCGCCGCGACCCGGCGCTCGCGCTGGGCCTCAACACCCATGACGGGCAGGTCGTTTACGGCTCCGTCGCCGAGGCCCACGGCCTCCCGACCCTCCCGCTGAGCACCCTGCTCGGCTGA
- a CDS encoding tetratricopeptide repeat protein: MTDFVGRRRELKELREDIARTGLDTLSGRKAKAPRARVLLVAGRPGSGRTALAEAFVREVAEQYPDGVLRTRLTSPGGQGVPTERAVRDLLEGLGRPTPPGAGEDDLSSALRTALTGRRAIVLVDDAADPQQVDALLPDTPECLVVVTAEGPLTGIPDVRPCTLGGLDTPSAVQMLAHNIGDIRVTVDPRAAEALAEECGGQPAALRLVGGWLAAHPKASVADVAKQLHDMPASTGGPLARGFRLVYESLPQPAQRTLRLLPLAPAGIVDAHTASALAGCSVAAAQSTLDDFAGLGLLHPAQDGLFQVPGSLAPLLQALLEAKERPAEVQLARARMLERTVRLLLSCRAMAEGEEDPGIGGPEKLGGLPRALRFPDRRAAATWLDTRLPALTAAASLAVADGELDTLARRLVAALVRALAAHRGTAEAAPELYGLHRLVLDVAERRDLYREQAAALLNLADLDAETGRTQEALERYRAALDAGRAANDPYAAGRAMESVGGAYQELADWHRASDWFGRALSHALARGERADEARLYGRLGNVHTYTGRYGDALRNWRAAAKGYRKLADVPGQAKALSEMARVQEYAGRPEESLHTCREAVELARRAGDQRLQAALQVRLADTLDRLGDPAAARLHRSAADRLLGDDPAACEIRSSSD; the protein is encoded by the coding sequence GTGACGGATTTCGTCGGGCGGCGGCGTGAGCTCAAGGAGCTGCGCGAGGACATCGCACGGACCGGGCTCGACACCCTCTCGGGCCGCAAGGCCAAAGCACCCCGGGCGCGCGTCCTGCTCGTCGCCGGACGCCCCGGTTCGGGGCGCACCGCCCTGGCCGAGGCGTTCGTGCGCGAGGTCGCCGAGCAGTACCCCGACGGGGTGCTGCGGACCCGGCTCACCTCGCCGGGAGGGCAGGGCGTGCCGACCGAGCGCGCCGTCCGCGACCTCCTGGAGGGACTGGGGCGGCCCACCCCGCCCGGAGCCGGCGAGGACGACCTCAGCTCCGCGCTGCGCACCGCGCTCACGGGCCGGCGGGCGATCGTGCTGGTCGACGACGCCGCCGACCCGCAGCAGGTCGACGCCCTGCTGCCCGACACCCCCGAGTGCCTGGTCGTGGTGACCGCCGAGGGCCCGCTCACCGGCATCCCCGACGTGCGCCCCTGCACCCTCGGCGGGCTGGACACCCCCTCCGCCGTGCAGATGCTCGCGCACAACATCGGCGACATCCGCGTCACCGTCGACCCCCGGGCCGCCGAGGCCCTGGCCGAGGAGTGCGGGGGCCAGCCCGCCGCGCTGCGCCTGGTCGGCGGCTGGCTCGCCGCCCACCCCAAGGCCTCCGTCGCCGACGTGGCCAAGCAGCTGCACGACATGCCGGCCAGCACCGGCGGTCCGCTCGCCCGCGGCTTCCGGCTCGTCTACGAATCGCTGCCGCAGCCGGCCCAGCGCACCCTGCGGCTGCTGCCGCTCGCGCCCGCCGGCATCGTCGACGCGCACACCGCCTCCGCCCTCGCCGGCTGCTCGGTCGCCGCCGCCCAGTCCACGCTGGACGACTTCGCCGGACTGGGCCTCCTGCACCCGGCCCAGGACGGCCTGTTCCAGGTGCCCGGCTCGCTCGCGCCCCTGCTCCAGGCCCTGCTGGAGGCCAAGGAGCGCCCCGCCGAGGTGCAGCTCGCCCGGGCCCGGATGCTGGAGCGCACGGTACGGCTGCTGCTTTCGTGCCGGGCCATGGCCGAGGGCGAGGAGGACCCCGGCATCGGCGGCCCGGAGAAGCTGGGCGGCCTGCCGCGCGCCCTGCGCTTCCCGGACCGGCGGGCCGCCGCCACCTGGCTGGACACCCGGCTGCCCGCGTTGACCGCCGCCGCCTCGCTGGCCGTGGCCGACGGCGAGCTGGACACCCTGGCCCGCCGGCTGGTCGCCGCCCTCGTACGGGCCCTCGCGGCCCACCGCGGGACCGCCGAGGCCGCCCCCGAGCTGTACGGGTTGCACCGACTGGTGCTGGACGTGGCCGAGCGTCGGGACCTGTACCGCGAGCAGGCCGCGGCCCTGCTCAACCTGGCCGATCTGGACGCCGAGACCGGCCGCACCCAGGAGGCCCTGGAGCGCTACCGGGCCGCGCTGGACGCCGGACGGGCCGCGAACGACCCGTACGCGGCCGGCCGCGCGATGGAATCCGTAGGGGGTGCGTACCAGGAGCTGGCGGACTGGCACCGGGCCTCGGACTGGTTCGGCCGGGCCCTCTCCCACGCCCTGGCGCGGGGGGAGCGCGCGGACGAGGCCAGGCTGTACGGACGCCTCGGCAACGTGCACACCTACACGGGTCGCTACGGGGACGCGCTGCGCAACTGGCGGGCCGCCGCCAAGGGCTACCGCAAGCTGGCCGATGTACCGGGCCAGGCAAAGGCGTTGAGCGAAATGGCGCGGGTCCAGGAGTACGCCGGCCGGCCCGAGGAATCCCTGCACACCTGCCGGGAGGCGGTGGAGCTCGCGCGCCGGGCCGGGGACCAGCGGCTGCAGGCCGCGCTGCAGGTGCGGCTGGCCGACACGCTGGACCGGCTCGGCGACCCCGCGGCCGCGAGGTTGCACCGGTCCGCAGCCGACAGATTGCTGGGCGACGACCCCGCAGCCTGCGAAATCCGCAGTAGTTCCGACTAA